In one Pseudomonas fitomaticsae genomic region, the following are encoded:
- a CDS encoding DUF2269 family protein yields METLTALKAAHMLATAVLLLGALGLGIRVWRARRKGDATAGSRTLQRPWLFVWLLIVLALVSMPFTGWWMVHLVGWPLGQTWILASSVLYTVAALAWFWLLVRLNRLRKAPGGVGRFSLGLALFGLVCFIAIAGLMGAKPV; encoded by the coding sequence ATGGAAACGTTAACTGCCCTGAAAGCGGCGCACATGCTGGCGACTGCGGTGCTGTTGCTCGGTGCGCTGGGCCTGGGAATCCGGGTCTGGCGTGCACGGCGCAAGGGTGACGCGACGGCGGGCAGCCGTACGTTGCAACGGCCATGGCTGTTTGTCTGGCTGTTGATCGTGCTGGCGCTGGTGAGCATGCCGTTCACCGGCTGGTGGATGGTGCATCTGGTGGGCTGGCCGCTGGGGCAGACGTGGATTCTGGCGTCGAGCGTGCTCTACACCGTGGCGGCGCTGGCGTGGTTCTGGCTGCTGGTGCGCTTGAACCGGTTGCGCAAGGCGCCGGGCGGTGTGGGCCGGTTCAGTCTGGGGCTGGCGCTGTTCGGGCTGGTCTGCTTTATCGCGATTGCCGGATTGATGGGCGCCAAGCCTGTTTAA
- the ilvA gene encoding threonine ammonia-lyase, biosynthetic, protein MLEQYVKKILTSRVYDVAVETPLQNARQLSERLGNDIWLKREDLQPVFSFKIRGAYNKLTQLSDEERARGVVTASAGNHAQGLALAAKVLGVKATIVMPKTTPEIKVEGVRSRGGKVVLHGDSFPEALAYSLKLVDEKGYVYIHPYDDPHTIAGQGTVAMEILRQHPQPLDAIFVPVGGGGLIAGIAAYVKYLRPDIKVIGVEPDDSNCLQAAMAAGERVVLPAVGIFADGVAVAQIGQHTFDICKDYVDEVITVSTDEICAAIKDIYDDTRSITEPAGALGVAGIKKYVEQRGVSGQTFVAIDSGANVNFDRLRHVAERAELGEGREAIIAVTIPEKAGSFKAFCEAIGKRQITEFNYRYNNGSEAHIFVGVQTHPDNDPRSALLASLTEQGFPVLDLTDNELAKLHIRHMVGGRAAHVVDEVVLRFEFPERPGALFNFLNKLGGRWNISMFHYRNHGAADGRVVAGLQVPHDERHLVPAALEEIGYPYWDESDNPAYQLFLG, encoded by the coding sequence ATGCTCGAACAGTACGTCAAGAAGATCCTCACCTCGCGCGTTTATGACGTTGCCGTAGAAACCCCGCTGCAGAACGCCCGCCAGCTCTCCGAGCGGCTGGGCAACGACATCTGGCTCAAGCGCGAAGACTTGCAGCCGGTGTTCTCGTTCAAGATTCGCGGCGCCTACAACAAGCTGACCCAGTTGAGCGACGAAGAACGCGCTCGCGGCGTGGTCACCGCGTCGGCGGGCAACCATGCGCAGGGCCTGGCCCTGGCGGCGAAAGTGCTGGGCGTGAAAGCGACCATCGTGATGCCCAAGACCACTCCGGAGATCAAGGTCGAAGGCGTGCGCTCCCGTGGCGGCAAGGTGGTGCTGCACGGCGATTCCTTCCCGGAAGCCCTGGCCTACTCGCTGAAACTGGTCGATGAAAAAGGCTACGTCTACATCCACCCGTACGATGATCCGCACACCATTGCCGGGCAGGGCACCGTGGCGATGGAAATTCTGCGCCAGCACCCGCAGCCGCTGGACGCGATCTTCGTTCCAGTGGGCGGCGGCGGTCTGATCGCCGGCATCGCGGCGTACGTGAAATACCTGCGTCCGGACATCAAGGTCATCGGCGTCGAGCCCGACGACTCCAACTGCCTGCAAGCGGCGATGGCCGCGGGCGAGCGCGTGGTGCTGCCGGCCGTGGGCATTTTCGCCGACGGCGTGGCGGTGGCGCAGATCGGTCAGCACACCTTCGACATCTGCAAGGATTACGTCGATGAAGTGATCACCGTCAGCACCGACGAAATCTGCGCGGCGATCAAGGACATCTACGACGATACCCGCTCGATCACCGAACCGGCCGGCGCCCTGGGCGTAGCCGGGATCAAGAAGTACGTCGAGCAGCGCGGCGTCAGCGGCCAGACCTTCGTGGCCATCGATTCCGGGGCCAACGTCAACTTCGACCGCCTGCGCCACGTCGCCGAGCGCGCCGAACTGGGTGAGGGCCGCGAAGCGATCATCGCCGTGACCATCCCGGAAAAGGCCGGCAGCTTCAAGGCCTTCTGCGAGGCCATCGGCAAGCGCCAGATCACCGAATTCAACTACCGCTACAACAATGGCAGCGAAGCGCACATCTTCGTCGGCGTGCAGACCCACCCGGACAACGACCCGCGCAGTGCGCTGCTGGCGAGCCTGACCGAACAGGGTTTCCCGGTGCTCGACCTGACCGACAACGAACTGGCCAAGCTGCACATCCGTCACATGGTCGGCGGTCGCGCAGCGCACGTGGTCGATGAAGTGGTGCTGCGCTTCGAGTTCCCGGAGCGTCCGGGCGCGCTGTTCAACTTCCTCAACAAGCTAGGCGGTCGCTGGAACATCTCGATGTTCCACTACCGCAACCACGGTGCAGCGGACGGCCGCGTGGTGGCGGGTCTGCAAGTGCCCCACGACGAACGTCATCTGGTGCCCGCAGCCCTTGAGGAAATCGGCTACCCGTACTGGGACGAAAGCGACAACCCGGCCTACCAGCTGTTTCTTGGCTGA
- the rpiA gene encoding ribose-5-phosphate isomerase RpiA — MTQDQLKQAVAQAAVDFILPKLDDKSIVGVGTGSTANCFIDALARHKGAFDGAVASSEATAARLKGHGIPVYELNTVSNLEFYVDGADESDEHLNLIKGGGAALTREKIVAAVAQTFICIADASKLVPVLGAFPLPVEVIPMARSHVARQLVKLGGDPVYREGVLTDNGNIILDVHNLQITNPVELEAQINAIVGVVTNGLFAARPADLLLLGTSEGVKTLKAE; from the coding sequence ATGACCCAGGATCAACTCAAACAGGCCGTGGCCCAGGCCGCCGTCGACTTCATCCTTCCGAAACTCGACGACAAGAGCATCGTCGGCGTCGGCACCGGCTCCACCGCCAACTGCTTCATCGACGCCCTGGCCCGGCACAAGGGCGCGTTCGATGGCGCGGTCGCGAGCTCCGAAGCCACCGCCGCGCGCCTCAAGGGCCACGGGATTCCGGTGTACGAGCTGAACACCGTGAGCAATCTGGAGTTCTACGTCGACGGCGCCGATGAAAGCGACGAACACCTGAACCTGATCAAGGGCGGCGGCGCAGCCCTGACCCGCGAGAAGATCGTCGCGGCCGTGGCCCAGACCTTCATCTGTATCGCCGACGCCAGCAAACTGGTGCCGGTGCTCGGCGCGTTCCCGCTGCCGGTGGAAGTGATCCCGATGGCACGCAGCCACGTGGCCCGCCAACTGGTGAAACTGGGCGGCGACCCGGTCTACCGCGAAGGCGTGCTGACCGACAACGGCAACATCATCCTCGACGTGCACAACCTGCAGATCACCAATCCGGTGGAGCTGGAAGCGCAGATCAATGCGATCGTCGGCGTGGTCACCAACGGTCTGTTCGCGGCGCGTCCGGCGGATCTGTTGTTGCTGGGCACCAGCGAAGGTGTGAAGACCCTGAAGGCTGAGTAA
- a CDS encoding SdiA-regulated domain-containing protein, whose protein sequence is MRRLARPKPLFIILSVIALIALIAIGQYMRLFERAWFNLHTLWQPMSSEAIGLDQYRVEIEAKVIDGLNDDVSALTYDPVRKSLFTVTNKNAELIELSLDGAILRRIALIGFGDPEAVEFISADTYVITDERQQRLIKIHLEHDTTFLDAADAEQMTLGVHMSGNKGFEGLAYDSVGKRLFVAKERDPMLIYEVHGFPHFNPEKSYAVHVINNPKRDAGMFVRDLSSLQYDERSGHLLALSDESRLILELDVDGRPLSTMSLSGGRQGLKKTVPQAEGVAMDDDGTLYLVSEPNLFYVFRKPAQN, encoded by the coding sequence ATGCGTCGACTTGCCCGTCCCAAGCCTCTGTTCATCATCTTGTCGGTGATTGCCCTGATCGCGCTGATTGCGATCGGCCAATACATGCGACTGTTCGAGCGTGCCTGGTTCAACCTGCACACGCTCTGGCAGCCGATGAGCAGCGAGGCCATCGGGCTGGATCAGTATCGGGTAGAGATCGAGGCGAAAGTCATCGACGGGCTGAACGACGATGTCTCGGCGCTGACCTACGATCCGGTGCGCAAAAGCCTGTTCACCGTGACCAACAAGAATGCCGAACTGATCGAGCTGTCGCTGGACGGCGCGATCCTGCGTCGTATCGCCTTGATCGGCTTCGGCGATCCGGAGGCAGTGGAGTTCATCAGCGCCGACACCTATGTGATCACCGACGAGCGCCAGCAACGGCTGATCAAGATCCATCTGGAGCACGACACCACGTTCCTCGATGCAGCGGACGCCGAGCAGATGACCCTCGGTGTGCACATGAGCGGCAACAAAGGCTTTGAAGGCCTGGCTTACGACTCGGTGGGCAAGCGCCTGTTCGTGGCCAAGGAGCGGGATCCGATGCTGATCTATGAAGTGCACGGTTTCCCGCACTTCAATCCGGAAAAATCCTACGCGGTACACGTCATCAACAATCCCAAGCGCGATGCCGGGATGTTTGTGCGCGATCTGTCGAGCCTGCAATACGACGAGCGCAGCGGCCATTTGCTGGCGCTGTCCGACGAGTCGCGGCTGATTCTGGAACTGGATGTGGACGGGCGCCCGCTGAGCACCATGTCGTTGAGCGGTGGCCGGCAGGGCCTGAAGAAAACCGTGCCGCAGGCGGAAGGTGTCGCGATGGACGACGACGGGACGTTGTATCTGGTGAGCGAACCGAATCTGTTCTACGTCTTCAGAAAGCCTGCGCAGAACTAA
- a CDS encoding SdiA-regulated domain-containing protein → MSSQTQLKPARRSRFALRWYSWLLLAAAAAYGLAFAMHWDDRGVLWVLERFESPAEKQESVWLPDYRVVIDAKLLPGMEKDEASDLSYNPQTKTLFSVMGKNPFLVELTLQGDVLRKMPLVGWSNPEGLTVMENGLMAIVDEREHMLSIVKVDAETRELKRDDFPKYDLGPSKDQNKAFEAITWDARKQQLLLGEERPPALFTWKSDGSQTLKGDKQKLDSDELDLRNLSALAIDPRTGHTLVLSADSHLLLELDEKGEQVSFMTLLGGFNGLKKTIPRAEGVTMDEAGTLYMVSEPNLFYRFEKQK, encoded by the coding sequence ATGTCATCTCAAACTCAGCTCAAACCCGCTCGCCGTTCGCGCTTCGCCCTGCGTTGGTATTCCTGGCTTTTGTTGGCAGCCGCCGCTGCGTACGGGCTGGCGTTTGCCATGCATTGGGATGACCGGGGCGTGCTGTGGGTGCTGGAGCGCTTTGAAAGTCCTGCCGAGAAGCAGGAAAGCGTCTGGCTTCCAGACTACCGGGTGGTCATCGACGCCAAGCTGTTGCCGGGCATGGAAAAGGACGAAGCTTCGGATTTGTCCTATAACCCGCAGACCAAAACCCTGTTTTCGGTGATGGGCAAGAATCCATTCCTGGTCGAGCTGACCCTGCAAGGTGACGTACTGCGCAAGATGCCGCTGGTGGGCTGGAGCAATCCGGAAGGCCTGACGGTGATGGAAAACGGCTTGATGGCGATTGTCGATGAGCGCGAGCACATGCTTTCCATCGTCAAGGTCGATGCCGAGACCCGCGAGCTGAAGCGCGACGATTTCCCTAAATACGACCTCGGCCCGTCGAAAGACCAGAACAAGGCTTTCGAAGCCATCACCTGGGACGCCCGCAAACAGCAACTGCTGCTGGGCGAAGAGCGTCCGCCTGCGCTGTTCACCTGGAAAAGCGACGGCAGCCAGACGCTCAAGGGCGACAAGCAGAAACTCGACAGCGACGAGCTGGACCTGCGCAACCTCTCGGCCCTGGCGATCGACCCGCGCACCGGTCACACCCTGGTGCTGTCCGCCGATTCGCATTTGCTGCTGGAGCTGGACGAAAAGGGCGAACAAGTCAGCTTCATGACCCTGCTCGGCGGTTTCAACGGCTTGAAGAAAACCATTCCCCGCGCCGAAGGCGTGACCATGGACGAGGCGGGCACGCTGTACATGGTCAGCGAGCCGAACCTGTTCTACCGCTTCGAAAAGCAGAAGTAA
- a CDS encoding fumarylacetoacetate hydrolase family protein yields MSYQHQYVDGTRIHFPLGKVVCIGRNYAEHAKELDNPVPTEPLLFIKPGSCVVPLEGGFSIPTERGSVHYEAEIAVLIGKPLSTKPSREEVLDAISGFAPALDLTLRDKQAELKSKGLPWEIAKSFDGAAVIAPFVVGSTFADLTDIGIRLTINGEVRQDGNSSAMLNPIVPMIQHMAGCFSLQAGDVILTGTPVGVGPLNVGDEIVLELPGASRFASSVR; encoded by the coding sequence ATGAGCTATCAGCACCAGTATGTCGACGGTACGCGGATTCATTTTCCGCTGGGGAAAGTGGTGTGCATCGGCCGTAACTACGCCGAACACGCCAAGGAACTGGACAATCCGGTGCCTACCGAGCCGTTGCTGTTCATCAAGCCGGGCAGTTGCGTGGTGCCGCTGGAAGGCGGTTTCAGCATTCCGACCGAGCGTGGCTCGGTGCATTACGAGGCGGAAATCGCCGTGTTGATCGGCAAACCGCTGTCGACCAAACCGAGCCGTGAAGAAGTGCTGGACGCGATCTCCGGTTTCGCCCCGGCGCTGGACCTGACCCTGCGCGACAAGCAGGCCGAGCTCAAGTCCAAGGGCCTGCCGTGGGAAATCGCCAAGTCGTTCGACGGCGCGGCGGTGATTGCACCGTTCGTGGTCGGCAGCACCTTTGCCGACCTGACCGACATCGGCATTCGCCTGACCATCAACGGCGAAGTGCGCCAGGACGGCAACAGCAGCGCGATGCTCAACCCGATCGTGCCGATGATCCAGCACATGGCCGGCTGCTTCTCGCTGCAGGCCGGTGACGTGATCCTGACCGGCACGCCGGTGGGCGTCGGCCCGCTGAACGTTGGCGATGAAATCGTGCTGGAACTGCCGGGCGCCAGTCGCTTCGCCAGCAGCGTTCGCTGA
- a CDS encoding FAD-binding oxidoreductase, which yields MTNPALIDELKTLVEPGKVLTDADSLNAYGKDWTKHFAPAPSAIVFPKTIEQVQAVVRWANEHKVALVPSGGRTGLSAAAVAANGEVVVSFDYMNQILDINLTDRTAVCQPGVVTEQLQNAAEEHDLYYPVDFASAGSSQIGGNIGTNAGGIKVIRYGMTRNWVAGMKVVTGKGDVLELNKDLIKNATGYDLRQLFIGAEGTLGFVVEATMRLDRAPKNLTAMVLGTADFDSIMPVLHAFQGRLDLTAFEFFSDKALAKVMGRGDVPAPFETDCPFYVLLEFEATTEEVANTALETFEHCVEQGWVLDGVMSQSETQLQNLWKLREYISETISHWTPYKNDISVTVSKVPAFLQEIDAIVGEHYPDFEIVWFGHIGDGNLHLNILKPDNLSKDEFFAKCATVNKWVFETVEKYNGSISAEHGVGMTKRDYLTYSRSPVEIEYMKAVKAVFDPNGIMNPGKIFAV from the coding sequence ATGACCAATCCTGCCCTGATTGATGAACTGAAGACCCTGGTCGAACCTGGCAAGGTCCTGACCGATGCCGACTCCCTGAACGCTTACGGCAAGGACTGGACCAAGCACTTCGCCCCGGCGCCCAGCGCCATCGTGTTCCCCAAGACCATCGAGCAGGTGCAGGCCGTCGTCCGCTGGGCCAACGAACATAAAGTGGCGCTGGTGCCGTCGGGCGGGCGCACCGGTCTTTCTGCCGCAGCCGTGGCCGCCAATGGCGAAGTAGTCGTGTCGTTCGACTACATGAACCAGATTCTCGACATCAACCTGACCGACCGCACCGCCGTCTGTCAGCCGGGCGTGGTCACCGAGCAATTGCAGAACGCCGCTGAAGAACATGATTTGTACTACCCGGTGGACTTCGCTTCGGCCGGTTCCAGCCAGATTGGCGGCAACATCGGCACCAATGCCGGCGGGATCAAGGTCATTCGTTACGGCATGACCCGCAACTGGGTGGCGGGCATGAAAGTGGTGACCGGCAAGGGCGATGTGCTGGAACTGAACAAGGACCTGATCAAGAACGCCACCGGTTACGACCTGCGCCAACTGTTCATCGGCGCCGAAGGCACCCTCGGTTTTGTGGTCGAGGCCACCATGCGCCTGGATCGCGCGCCGAAAAACCTGACTGCGATGGTCCTCGGCACCGCTGATTTCGATTCGATCATGCCGGTGCTGCACGCCTTTCAGGGCCGGCTCGACCTGACCGCATTCGAATTTTTCTCCGACAAGGCCCTGGCCAAGGTCATGGGCCGTGGCGATGTCCCGGCGCCGTTCGAAACCGACTGCCCCTTCTATGTCTTGCTGGAATTCGAGGCGACCACCGAAGAAGTGGCCAACACCGCCCTGGAAACCTTCGAGCATTGCGTGGAGCAGGGCTGGGTGCTGGATGGCGTCATGAGCCAGAGCGAAACCCAGTTGCAGAACCTGTGGAAGCTGCGCGAGTACATCTCCGAAACCATCTCCCACTGGACGCCGTACAAGAACGATATTTCGGTCACCGTCTCGAAAGTCCCGGCGTTCCTGCAGGAAATCGACGCGATCGTCGGCGAACACTACCCCGACTTCGAAATCGTCTGGTTCGGCCACATCGGCGACGGCAACCTGCACCTGAATATCCTCAAGCCGGACAACCTGAGCAAGGACGAGTTTTTCGCCAAGTGCGCCACCGTCAACAAGTGGGTGTTCGAAACCGTCGAGAAGTACAACGGTTCGATTTCCGCCGAACACGGTGTGGGCATGACCAAGCGCGACTACTTGACCTACAGCCGCTCGCCGGTGGAAATCGAATACATGAAAGCGGTCAAGGCGGTGTTCGACCCGAACGGCATCATGAACCCGGGCAAGATCTTCGCGGTTTGA
- the serA gene encoding phosphoglycerate dehydrogenase: MSKTSLDKSKIKFLLLEGVHQSAVDVLKAAGYTSIEYLTGSLPEAQLKEKIADAHFIGIRSRTQLTEEIFDHAKKLVAVGCFCIGTNQVDLEAARERGIAVFNAPYSNTRSVAELVLAEAILLLRGIPEKNASCHRGGWIKSAANSFEIRGKKLGIVGYGSIGTQLSVLAEGLGMQVFFYDTVTKLPLGNATQVGNLHELLGMSDIVTLHVPETAATQWMIGEKEIRAIKKGGILINAARGTVVELDHLAAAIKDKHLIGAAIDVFPVEPRSNDEEFESPLRGLDNVILTPHIGGSTAEAQANIGLEVAEKLVKYSDNGTSVSSVNFPEVALPAHPGKHRLLHIHENIPGVMSEINKVFAENGINISGQFLQTNEKVGYVVIDVDAEYSELAQEKLQHVNGTIRSRVLF; this comes from the coding sequence ATGAGCAAGACTTCTCTCGATAAGAGCAAGATCAAGTTCCTTCTTCTCGAAGGCGTCCACCAATCGGCTGTCGACGTCCTCAAGGCGGCGGGCTACACCAGCATCGAATACCTGACAGGCTCCCTGCCGGAAGCCCAGCTCAAGGAAAAGATCGCTGACGCTCACTTCATCGGCATTCGTTCGCGCACCCAACTGACCGAAGAGATCTTCGATCACGCGAAGAAGCTGGTCGCGGTCGGCTGCTTCTGCATCGGCACCAACCAGGTTGACCTGGAAGCGGCCCGCGAGCGCGGCATCGCCGTGTTCAACGCGCCGTACTCCAACACCCGCTCCGTGGCCGAGCTGGTGCTGGCCGAAGCGATCCTGCTGCTGCGCGGCATCCCTGAGAAAAACGCTTCCTGCCACCGTGGCGGCTGGATCAAGTCCGCAGCCAACTCCTTCGAGATCCGTGGCAAGAAACTGGGCATCGTCGGCTACGGCTCGATCGGCACTCAGCTGTCGGTCCTGGCTGAAGGCCTGGGCATGCAGGTGTTCTTCTACGACACCGTGACCAAGCTGCCACTGGGCAACGCGACCCAGGTCGGCAACCTGCACGAGCTGCTGGGCATGTCCGACATCGTCACCCTGCACGTTCCGGAAACCGCTGCGACCCAGTGGATGATCGGCGAGAAGGAAATCCGCGCCATCAAGAAGGGCGGCATCCTGATCAACGCTGCACGCGGCACCGTGGTCGAGCTGGATCACCTGGCCGCTGCGATCAAGGACAAGCACCTGATCGGCGCCGCCATCGACGTGTTCCCGGTCGAGCCGCGTTCCAACGACGAAGAGTTCGAAAGCCCGCTGCGTGGCCTGGACAACGTGATCCTGACCCCGCACATCGGCGGTTCCACCGCTGAAGCACAGGCCAACATCGGTCTGGAAGTGGCAGAAAAACTGGTCAAGTACAGCGACAACGGTACGTCGGTATCGTCCGTGAACTTCCCGGAAGTGGCCCTGCCGGCTCACCCTGGCAAGCACCGCCTGCTGCACATCCACGAGAACATCCCGGGTGTGATGAGCGAGATCAACAAGGTCTTCGCCGAAAACGGCATCAACATCTCCGGTCAGTTCCTGCAGACCAACGAGAAGGTCGGCTACGTGGTGATCGACGTCGACGCCGAGTACTCGGAGCTGGCGCAAGAGAAGCTGCAACACGTCAACGGCACCATCCGTAGCCGTGTGTTGTTCTGA
- a CDS encoding DUF4399 domain-containing protein, with translation MKSFMSRAALAGVLMGVSVLASAATPAPKGAEVFIVSPEDGATVPQTFTVKFGVKDIALAPAGDVTKNTGHHHLLIDAKEIVPAGSVVPTDANHMHFGKAQTQADIKLAPGKHTLQLELGDSGHMAFDPPIVSKKITVNVE, from the coding sequence ATGAAAAGCTTTATGTCACGTGCAGCGTTGGCCGGTGTGCTGATGGGTGTTTCGGTACTGGCCAGTGCGGCCACACCGGCACCGAAGGGCGCCGAAGTGTTCATCGTTTCTCCCGAGGACGGAGCCACGGTTCCGCAGACCTTCACGGTCAAGTTCGGTGTAAAGGACATCGCGCTGGCACCGGCCGGTGACGTCACCAAGAACACCGGTCATCACCATCTGCTGATCGATGCCAAGGAAATCGTTCCGGCCGGATCCGTGGTGCCGACCGACGCCAACCACATGCACTTCGGCAAGGCGCAGACCCAGGCCGACATCAAACTCGCGCCGGGCAAGCACACCTTGCAACTGGAGCTGGGTGACAGCGGCCACATGGCCTTCGATCCGCCGATTGTGTCGAAGAAGATCACCGTCAACGTCGAATGA
- a CDS encoding transporter substrate-binding domain-containing protein → MRFLPGLICLLPLLSPLAHAELIDDVNDRGELRIALEANTPPFNFKDGDTLTGFEVELGHLLANELDVRADFIVTDEADLLQGVESGKYDVALNHIALTPELKERFDVSEPYTQVNAQLLAKKDEQPRPMVLVQTLTEEKPKVGPPVDLAIPFQKGNPAFHASLENALQRIRADGRLEALSKKWLSVPATEN, encoded by the coding sequence ATGCGTTTTCTGCCTGGCCTGATCTGCCTGCTTCCCCTTCTGAGCCCTCTGGCTCACGCCGAACTGATTGATGACGTCAACGACCGTGGCGAGTTGCGCATAGCCCTTGAGGCTAATACACCGCCCTTCAATTTCAAGGACGGCGACACGCTCACGGGGTTCGAGGTCGAGCTTGGGCATCTGCTGGCCAACGAACTGGATGTGCGCGCCGACTTCATCGTCACCGACGAAGCCGATCTGCTCCAGGGCGTCGAAAGCGGCAAGTACGACGTCGCGCTCAACCACATAGCACTGACCCCGGAACTCAAGGAACGTTTCGACGTGAGCGAGCCTTACACGCAGGTCAATGCGCAGTTGTTGGCGAAAAAGGACGAGCAACCTCGGCCGATGGTGCTGGTGCAGACGTTGACTGAGGAAAAGCCGAAGGTTGGGCCGCCGGTAGATCTGGCGATTCCGTTTCAAAAGGGTAACCCGGCGTTTCACGCGAGTCTGGAGAATGCCTTGCAGCGGATCAGGGCGGATGGGCGGCTGGAGGCGTTGTCGAAGAAGTGGTTGAGTGTGCCGGCTACGGAAAACTGA
- a CDS encoding DUF523 domain-containing protein, whose translation MHRILVSRCLLGHRVRYDGGASGPFDLLEQWIAEGRVVPLCPEVAGGLPTPRAAAEIPGGQGSEVLDGLASVITTEGEDVSAQFLDGARQALALVQKHGIRVAVLKANSPSCGNLLTYDGTFSGVKVSGEGVTAALLKRHGVQVFNELELPQAAQALSVLG comes from the coding sequence ATGCACAGGATTCTGGTCAGTCGCTGCCTGTTGGGTCACCGCGTGCGTTACGACGGTGGAGCCAGCGGGCCGTTCGATCTGCTGGAACAGTGGATTGCCGAAGGGCGTGTAGTGCCGCTGTGTCCGGAAGTCGCCGGTGGCTTGCCGACACCACGGGCAGCAGCAGAGATTCCGGGCGGGCAGGGCAGCGAAGTGCTGGACGGACTCGCTTCGGTGATCACTACCGAGGGCGAAGATGTCAGTGCGCAGTTTCTGGATGGCGCGCGGCAGGCGCTGGCGCTGGTGCAGAAACACGGGATTCGGGTGGCGGTGCTAAAGGCCAACAGTCCTTCGTGCGGAAATCTGTTGACCTATGACGGGACGTTCAGCGGGGTGAAGGTCAGCGGCGAGGGCGTTACCGCCGCGTTGCTCAAACGCCATGGCGTACAGGTCTTCAATGAGCTCGAACTGCCGCAAGCCGCACAGGCCCTCAGCGTGCTCGGCTAG
- a CDS encoding 2OG-Fe(II) oxygenase — translation MRAMQISSDHPLLLRIVDDLAERGWSQQNIFLPADLTRALAAECRKRDAEGELAPAGVGRGPFSEIREGIRGDHIQWIDPGQAEASDRYLNLMDSLREALNRGLFLGLEDFECHFALYPPGAFYRRHVDRFRDDDRRMVSAVIYLNDGWLPEDGGQLRMYLENDRVHDVQPTGGCLVVFLSGEVPHEVLPASRERLSLTGWFRRRGNEPF, via the coding sequence ATGCGCGCCATGCAAATATCCTCTGATCACCCGCTGCTGTTACGTATCGTCGACGACCTGGCCGAGCGCGGCTGGTCGCAGCAGAACATTTTCCTGCCTGCGGATTTGACCCGCGCACTGGCGGCCGAGTGCCGCAAACGTGACGCCGAAGGTGAACTGGCGCCGGCGGGGGTCGGACGTGGACCGTTTTCGGAGATCCGCGAGGGGATTCGTGGCGACCATATCCAATGGATCGACCCCGGTCAGGCCGAGGCCAGTGACCGCTACCTGAACCTGATGGACAGCCTGCGCGAAGCGCTGAACCGGGGCCTGTTCCTCGGGCTGGAAGACTTCGAGTGCCACTTCGCCCTGTACCCGCCGGGTGCGTTCTACCGCAGGCATGTCGACCGTTTCCGCGACGATGACCGGCGCATGGTCTCGGCGGTGATCTACCTCAATGACGGCTGGCTGCCGGAGGATGGCGGGCAACTGCGCATGTACCTGGAGAATGATCGCGTTCATGACGTACAGCCTACGGGCGGTTGTCTGGTGGTGTTTCTCTCCGGCGAAGTCCCTCATGAAGTGTTGCCCGCCAGCCGCGAGCGGCTGTCGCTGACAGGCTGGTTCCGCCGCCGTGGCAACGAGCCGTTCTGA